Proteins encoded by one window of Oenanthe melanoleuca isolate GR-GAL-2019-014 chromosome 20, OMel1.0, whole genome shotgun sequence:
- the NPBWR2 gene encoding neuropeptides B/W receptor type 2, translating into MGNISFWDDLNSSCSNPGNSCYLENSMRFNFTLQEQAADFYVVLPVIYSMICAVGLTGNTAVIYVILKAPKMKTVTNMFILNLAIADDLFTLVLPINIAEHLLRYWPFGEILCKVILSIDHYNIFSSIYFLTVMSIDRYLVVLATVRSKRMPHRTYRAARIVSLCIWILVTIIVLPFIIFANVYTDDLEIKSCGLNFPKPERFWFKASRIYTLILGFAIPVSTICILYTMMLYKLRNMHLNSNARALDKAKKKVTIMVFIVLAVFLFCWTPFHLATIVALTTDLPQTSMVIGISYFITSLSYANSCLNPFLYAFLDDSFRKSFRKLLECRTS; encoded by the coding sequence ATGGGAAACATCTCCTTTTGGGATGATctgaacagctcctgcagcaacCCAGGCAACAGCTGCTACCTGGAAAACAGCATGAGGTTCAATTTCACCCTCCAAGAGCAGGCAGCTGATTTCTACGTTGTCCTGCCCGTGATCTACTCCATGATCTGTGCTGTGGGGCTCACAGGCAACACTGCTGTCATCTATGTGATCCTCAAGGCCCCCAAGATGAAGACTGTGACCAACATGTTCATCCTGAACCTCGCTATCGCTGATGACTTGTTCACCCTTGTCTTGCCCATCAATATTGCAGAGCACCTCCTCCGCTACTGGCCCTTTGGAGAAATCCTCTGCAAGGTCATCCTGTCCATAGACCACTACAATATCTTCTCCAGCATTTATTTCCTGACAGTGATGAGCATAGACAGGTACCTGGTGGTGCTGGCTACAGTCAGGTCCAAGCGGATGCCGCACCGCACGTACCGAGCAGCCAGGATTGTCAGCCTGTGCATCTGGATCCTGGTCACCATCATAGTCCTCCCCTTCATCATCTTTGCCAATGTCTACACCGACGACCTGGAGATCAAGAGTTGTGGTCTCAATTTCCCCAAGCCTGAGAGGTTTTGGTTCAAAGCCAGCAGGATCTACACCCTCATCCTTGGCTTTGCCATTCCGGTATCCACCATCTGCATCCTCTACACCATGATGCTCTACAAGCTGAGGAACATGCACTTGAACTCCAATGCCAGAGCCCTGGACAAAGCCAAGAAGAAAGTCACCATTATGGTCTTCATAGTCCTGGCTGTGTTCCTCTTCTGTTGGACCCCCTTCCACTTGGCCACCATCGTGGCTTTGACCACTGACTTACCCCAGACTTCCATGGTCATTGGGATTTCCTACTTCATCACCAGCCTAAGCTATGCCAATTCCTGCTTGAATCCTTTCTTGTACGCTTTCCTGGATGACAGTTTCCGGAAAAGTTTCCGGAAGTTGCTGGAATGCAGAACTTCTTGA